Proteins from a genomic interval of Zonotrichia leucophrys gambelii isolate GWCS_2022_RI chromosome 5, RI_Zleu_2.0, whole genome shotgun sequence:
- the KCNA4 gene encoding potassium voltage-gated channel subfamily A member 4 has product MEVAMVSADSSGCNTHMPYGYAAQARARERERLAQSRAAAAAAVAAATAAVEGGAAGGGGPYHHYHQEQARGASSSRSGSLPRRQSGKRRKKGKKRSHHLGSRECGASFPCSELLPLSGSEERILKDLSEEEEEDEEEDEDDEEEGKLYYSDEYGEDEFSYSDQPPDDGGGPGGYSSVRYSEYECCERVVINVSGLRFETQLKTLAQFPETLLGDPAKRGRYFDPLRNEYFFDRNRPSFDAILYYYQSGGRLKRPVNVPFDIFSEEVKFYQLGEEAMLKFREDEGFVKEEEEKVLPENEFKRQVWLLFEYPESSSPARGIAIVSVLVILISIVIFCLETLPEFRDDKEFVMSLSLGKGLSNESLRLDAGEHTIFNDPFFIVETVCIIWFSFEFTVRCFACPSKAHFFKNVMNIIDIVSILPYFITLGTDLAQEQGSQQAMSFAILRIIRLVRVFRIFKLSRHSKGLQILGHTLRASMRELGLLIFFLFIGVILFSSAVYFAEADEPATHFQSIPDAFWWAVVTMTTVGYGDMKPITVGGKIVGSLCAIAGVLTIALPVPVIVSNFNYFYHRETENEEHTQMMQNAVSCPYLPTNLLKKFRSASSSSTEDKSEYLEMEEGVKESLCVKETKSQDTGNSSESEKKNCVNSNSVETDV; this is encoded by the coding sequence ATGGAGGTGGCCATGGTGAGCGCCGACAGCTCCGGCTGCAACACCCACATGCCCTACGGCTACGCGGCCCAGGCGCGGGCCCGCGAGCGGGAGCGCCTGGCCCAGtcccgggcggcggcggcggcggccgtgGCGGCGGCCACGGCGGCGGTGGAAGGTGGGGCGGCGGGCGGAGGGGGGCCCTACCACCACTACCACCAGGAGCAGGCCCGCGGGGCCTCCTCCTCACGCTCAGGCAGCCTGCCCCGCCGGCAGAGCGgcaagaggaggaagaagggcaAGAAGAGGAGCCAccacctgggcagcagggagtgtggggcctccttcccctgctccgAGCTGCTGCCGCTCAGTGGTTCCGAGGAGAGGATACTGAAGGACTtgagcgaggaggaggaggaggacgaagAAGAGGATGAAGACGACgaggaggaagggaagctcTACTACAGCGATGAGTATGGGGAGGATGAGTTTTCCTACTCGGACCAGCCGCCCGATGACGGGGGAGGCCCCGGGGGTTACAGCTCCGTCCGCTACAGCGAGTACGAGTGCTGCGAGCGCGTGGTGATCAACGTGTCGGGGCTGCGCTTCGAGACCCAGCTGAAGACCTTGGCTCAGTTCCCGGAGACGCTGCTGGGGGACCCAGCCAAGAGGGGCAGGTACTTTGATCCTCTCAGGAACGAGTACTTCTTTGACAGGAACCGGCCCAGCTTTGACGCCATCCTGTACTACTACCAGAGCGGTGGCCGGCTGAAGAGGCCGGTCAATGTGCCCTTTGACATCTTCTCTGAGGAGGTGAAGTTCTACCAGCTTGGGGAGGAGGCCATGCTCAAGTTCAGGGAGGATGAAGGTTTTGtcaaagaggaagaggaaaaggttTTGCCAGAGAATGAGTTTAAGAGGCAGGTGTGGCTGCTGTTTGAGTACCCGGAAAGCTCCAGTCCAGCCAGAGGCATCGCCATTGTCTCTGTCTTGGTCATCTTGATCTCCATCGTCATCTTTTGTCTGGAGACTTTACCAGAGTTCAGAGATGACAAGGAATTCGTCATGTCCCTGAGCTTAGGGAAGGGGCTTTCCAACGAGTCTCTCCGCCTGGACGCTGGGGAGCACACCATCTTCAATGACCCTTTTTTCATTGTAGAGACCGTGTGCATCATCTGGTTCTCCTTCGAGTTTACAGTGCGCTGCTTTGCGTGTCCCAGCAAAGCACACTTCTTCAAGAACGTCATGAACATCATAGACATTGTGTCCATCTTGCCTTACTTCATCACCCTGGGCACGGACCTGGcgcaggagcagggcagccagcaggcCATGTCCTTTGCCATCCTGAGGATCATCCGTCTGGTCAGGGTGTTTCGCATCTTCAAGCTCTCCAGGCACTCCAAGGGTTTGCAGATCCTGGGTCACACGCTCAGGGCCAGCATGAGGGAACTTGGCCTCCTcatcttcttcctttttatcGGAgtcattttgttttccagtgctGTTTACTTTGCAGAAGCTGACGAGCCTGCCACCCATTTTCAAAGCATCCCAGATGCCTTTTGGTGGGCCGTAGTGACCATGACTACGGTCGGTTATGGGGACATGAAACCCATAACCGTGGGTGGGAAGATAGTCGGGTCCCTGTGTGCCATTGCAGGAGTGTTAACCATTGCTTTACCAGTGCCAGTGATTGTCTCCAATTTTAACTATTTCTAccacagagaaactgagaaCGAAGAGCACACGCAGATGATGCAAAATGCTGTCAGTTGCCCTTACCTCCCTACAAATTTACTGAAGAAATTTAGGAGCGCATCATCTTCATCCACAGAGGATAAATCAGAGTATTTGGAGATGGAAGAAGGAGTTAAAGAATCTCTTTGTGTAAAGGAGACTAAAAGTCAGGACACGGGGAATAGCAGTGagtcagagaagaaaaactgtGTAAATTCAAATTCTGTGGAAACTGATGTGTAG